The following proteins come from a genomic window of Paramicrobacterium humi:
- a CDS encoding carbohydrate ABC transporter permease, with protein sequence MTETVATRAAADVARRKHPARVRAYSGFRGTMIVLVVLMFLVPLAWMVLASFKTNVDLHDTSKAFIFTPIIDNYQHVLGNDNYVNFVWNSFIVAFLSTGISLIIGVPAAYSMSRFNMQKSALLVLLARIIPGVSLLVPWYYVFANLGWVGGYGVLVISHMFILIPISVYIMMSFFDSMPLELEEASLVDGLTPIGAFLRILLPLSVPGIATAGILSFIFSWNNFMFALVLSGAHTKTLPVAVFDFVSYASIDWGAIMAAAVIMTLPIIVIALFAQKYIVSGLTAGATKG encoded by the coding sequence ATGACCGAGACCGTGGCCACGCGCGCCGCCGCAGACGTCGCACGTCGCAAGCACCCCGCGCGGGTGCGCGCCTACTCGGGGTTCCGCGGCACCATGATCGTGCTCGTCGTGCTCATGTTCCTCGTGCCTCTCGCCTGGATGGTCCTCGCCTCGTTCAAGACGAACGTCGACCTTCACGACACATCGAAGGCGTTCATCTTCACCCCGATCATCGACAACTACCAGCACGTGCTCGGCAACGACAACTACGTGAACTTCGTCTGGAACAGCTTCATCGTCGCGTTCCTGTCGACGGGAATCTCGCTCATCATCGGAGTCCCCGCCGCCTACTCGATGAGCCGCTTCAACATGCAGAAGTCTGCGCTCCTCGTTCTGCTCGCGCGCATCATCCCCGGCGTGAGCCTGCTCGTGCCGTGGTACTACGTGTTCGCGAATCTCGGCTGGGTCGGCGGCTACGGCGTGCTCGTCATCTCGCACATGTTCATCCTGATTCCGATCAGCGTGTACATCATGATGTCGTTCTTCGACTCCATGCCGCTCGAGCTCGAGGAGGCGTCGCTCGTCGACGGACTCACCCCCATCGGCGCGTTCCTGCGAATCCTTCTCCCGCTCTCGGTGCCGGGCATCGCGACGGCCGGCATCCTGTCGTTCATCTTCTCGTGGAACAACTTCATGTTCGCCCTCGTGCTCTCGGGCGCGCACACGAAGACGCTCCCGGTAGCGGTCTTCGACTTCGTGTCGTACGCGAGCATCGACTGGGGAGCGATCATGGCGGCCGCCGTCATCATGACCCTGCCGATCATCGTCATCGCCCTGTTCGCGCAGAAGTACATCGTCTCCGGTCTCACGGCCGGGGCGACGAAGGGGTGA